CGGACGACTGTGAAGTTGTCTCAAAGGCCATCGACCCGCTGTTGGAAGGAGCTATGGCGGACAGCAATCGATATTATCTGGAAGTGAGCTCCCCCGGATTGGAGCGGTTCCTTTTCGAGCTGGACGACTACCGCCGGTTTATCGGCGAAACCGCTCGGATTCGTTTCCACGGCGAAGGTTCTCACATCAAGCGCCTGACTGGAGTTGTCGAAGCTGTGGACGAAGAAGGGCGCGTCACAATTCATACGGAAGAAGAAACTGCTGCGATTCCGTTCGAGGATATCGTTGAAGGATCGCTTGTCTATAAACCTCAGAAGGGCGAAAAGAAAACGTTCAAGCGAAGCGCTGGCAAGGGAGGT
This is a stretch of genomic DNA from Jonquetella anthropi DSM 22815. It encodes these proteins:
- the rimP gene encoding ribosome maturation factor RimP; amino-acid sequence: MGSSFPALRGELTALLKPVVVELGYRWEGLQLEEIGSMTVRVFIDGPNGVTADDCEVVSKAIDPLLEGAMADSNRYYLEVSSPGLERFLFELDDYRRFIGETARIRFHGEGSHIKRLTGVVEAVDEEGRVTIHTEEETAAIPFEDIVEGSLVYKPQKGEKKTFKRSAGKGGSR